The Neoarius graeffei isolate fNeoGra1 chromosome 12, fNeoGra1.pri, whole genome shotgun sequence genome window below encodes:
- the LOC132894743 gene encoding zinc finger BED domain-containing protein 5-like, with protein sequence MRSFGTMNIKATEASYRTALRIAKAGKPHSDGETFLLPAAREMCSVMLGEAAAAKLDTISMSDNTIQRRISDMAYDVKEQVINCVRQSPIHAIQLDESTDVAHCAQLMVYVRFINEQRVHEDFLFCVPLPARTTADEIFKALNEFYQNEGLEWSRCYGICTDGARAMTGRHSGLVKQVQTVAPAAVWNHCIIHRQALAAKTMPKELCVVLDEAVKVVNTIKSRALNARLFSILCDKMGARFKQLLLHSEVRWLSRGKVLTRLCELQDEVLLFLTEINSRLAKHLADMNWLAMLAYLADIFDKINSLNTSLQGKEGHVFTAHDQVTGFRRKLDAWCACVGRGSMEMFPTLEDVLEKTALPPSSVQLVITAHLNGLRDQFAEYFGEEPLGNQWIRNPFSFPATARDALSLQEEEALVELSSNLDLKQRLVEMPITRFWLSVESEFPHVSAKAMSPDPLHLHLPM encoded by the coding sequence ATGCGCTCGTTTGGCACCATGAACATCAAGGCAACGGAAGCATCTTATCGTACAGCTCTCCGAATAGCGAAGGCAGGCAAGCCTCATAGTGATGGAGAGACATTTTTGCTCCCTGCAGCAAGAGAAATGTGTTCAGTGATGCTGGGAGAAGCAGCTGCCGCTAAACTCGACACCATATCCATGTCTGACAACACCATTCAGCGACGAATATCCGACATGGCTTACGATGTCaaagagcaagtcataaactgtGTTCGTCAAAGCCCCATCCACGCCATTCAACTGGACGAGTCCACTGACGTCGCACACTGCGCTCAATTGATGGTTTATGTCCGGTTTATCAATGAGCAAAGGGTGCACGAGGATTTTTTGTTTTGCGTTCCCCTCCCTGCCCGCACAACAGCAGATGAAATTTTCAAGGCCTTGAATGAGTTTTACCAGAACGAGGGACTTGAGTGGAGCCGATGTTATGGCATATGCACAGATGGGGCAAGAGCCATGACCGGCCGTCACAGCGGTCTTGTGAAACAAGTGCAGACCGTTGCCCCTGCCGCTGTCTGGAATCACTGCATCATCCATCGCCAGGCATTAGCAGCAAAAACGATGCCTAAAGAATTGTGTGTGGTTCTGGATGAGGCAGTGAAAGTTGTAAACACAATTAAATCGCGTGCCTTAAACGCGCGCCTGTTTTCCATCTTGTGCGACAAAATGGGCGCTCGCTTCAAGCAGCTGCTCCTGCATTCCGAGGTGAGGTGGCTCTCTCGGGGCAAAGTCCTCACCAGGCTTTGTGAGTTGCAAGATGAAGTCCTCCTCTTTCTCACTGAGATAAACTCTCGTCTCGCTAAACACCTGGCAGATATGAACTGGCTCGCTATGTTGGCCTATCTGGCCGACATTTTCGATAAGATCAACTCCCTCAATACCTCTCTCCAGGGCAAAGAGGGTCATGTCTTCACTGCACACGATCAAGTGACTGGATTCAGGAGGAAGCTGGATGCgtggtgtgcttgtgttggaagggGCTCAATGGAAATGTTCCCAACCTTggaggatgtgctggagaagacagcTCTGCCGCCTAGCTCTGTCCAACTGGTCATCACCGCACATCTGAATGGGCTGCGTGATCAGTTTGCCGAGTACTTTGGAGAGGAGCCACTGGGAAACCAGTGGATCAGAAATCCTTTTTCTTTCCCAGCCACAGCCCGCGATGCACTGAGCCTTCAAGAGGAGGAGGCTCTTGTCGAGCTGAGCTCAAACTTGGACTTAAAGCAGAGACTGGTGGAAATGCCGATTACGCGTTTCTGGTTGAGTGTCGAGAGTGAGTTTCCCCATGTGTCCGCCAAAGCCATGAGTCCTGATCCCCTTCACCTCCACTTACCTATGTGA